A part of Magnetospirillum sp. ME-1 genomic DNA contains:
- a CDS encoding PLP-dependent transferase, producing the protein MQSGGGGEGGARGGHQDEGVRLLSHSDEQRIAAGAGPDVIRLSVGLESVQDLIRDLDQALSAAEG; encoded by the coding sequence ATGCAATCTGGAGGCGGTGGCGAAGGTGGCGCACGAGGCGGGCATCAAGATGAGGGCGTTCGGCTGCTCTCCCATTCGGATGAACAGCGAATAGCGGCCGGCGCTGGCCCCGACGTCATCCGCCTGTCGGTGGGGCTCGAAAGCGTCCAAGACCTGATCCGTGACCTGGATCAGGCGCTCTCGGCGGCAGAGGGCTGA
- a CDS encoding TIGR00730 family Rossman fold protein, which yields MKRICVFCGSNSGANPAYAEAAVRLGRLLAGRGQTLVYGGGNVGLMGILADAALEAGGQVIGVIPESMLKWEVGHPELTELRVVASMHERKATMAELSDAFIALPGGIGTLEELFEIWTWGQLGLHAKPLGFLDVAGYYERLHAFLDHMAGEGFVKPRHRRMTAVHHDPDTLLALLDSYQPPETIRVIDRETA from the coding sequence CTTCTGCGGCTCCAATTCCGGCGCCAATCCGGCCTATGCCGAGGCGGCGGTGCGGCTGGGCCGCCTGCTGGCCGGGCGCGGCCAGACCCTGGTCTATGGCGGCGGCAATGTGGGCCTGATGGGCATCCTGGCCGACGCCGCCCTGGAGGCGGGCGGACAGGTGATCGGCGTCATTCCCGAATCCATGCTGAAATGGGAGGTGGGCCACCCCGAACTGACGGAACTTCGGGTGGTGGCCAGCATGCACGAGCGCAAGGCGACCATGGCCGAGCTGTCCGACGCCTTCATCGCCCTGCCCGGCGGCATCGGCACGCTCGAGGAACTGTTCGAGATCTGGACCTGGGGCCAGTTGGGCCTGCACGCCAAGCCCCTGGGCTTTCTGGACGTGGCGGGCTATTACGAGCGCCTGCACGCCTTTCTCGACCACATGGCCGGCGAAGGCTTCGTCAAGCCCCGCCACCGCCGGATGACCGCGGTCCACCACGACCCCGACACCCTGCTCGCCCTGCTCGATAGCTACCAGCCGCCGGAGACTATTCGCGTCATCGACCGCGAAACCGCGTGA
- a CDS encoding response regulator: MSDPASVLVVDDSPDSLELMKSVLGGEYRVRVAIGGDPALRLASQAAPDIVLLDVMMPDMDGYEVCRRLKAEPALADVPVIFISSLYAEEDEEKGFRAGAVDYITKPISPPLLKARVATHLKLARQRRQLEQAREKAEQEARVKAEFLAFMSHEIRTPLTGMLGTLGLLRETRLDGEQDGYVRVLHSAGDALLAILNDALDVIKSDAGKLSLEVRPFHLGQMAEGVVALMNSRATEKGLTLSLRVDPTIPEVVQGDSMRLSQILLNLVGNAVKFTETGGVELTVSPGSPGRLMFKVSDTGIGIVPDVLPTLFADFTQQDSSISRRFGGTGLGLSICRRLAELMEGTVEAASTLGQGSVFTLDLPLLPGRLEQVAEPRSPAKGAELNILVADDNPLNQKVAQAMLTSRGHTVHTVSDGEAAISAVAEGCFDLVLMDVRMRGLGGLEASRRIRALPGAKGRTPIIALTGAALDEDRALCLEAGMDDVVLKPYSRNHLLDVIARTVPFKTVP, translated from the coding sequence ATGAGCGACCCCGCCTCCGTCCTGGTCGTCGACGACAGTCCAGACAGCCTGGAACTGATGAAGTCGGTTCTGGGGGGGGAATATCGGGTGCGCGTGGCCATCGGCGGCGATCCCGCCCTTCGGCTGGCCTCCCAGGCCGCCCCGGACATCGTGCTGTTGGATGTGATGATGCCGGACATGGATGGCTACGAGGTCTGCCGACGGCTGAAAGCCGAACCGGCCCTGGCCGACGTGCCGGTGATCTTCATTTCCTCGCTCTACGCGGAGGAAGACGAGGAAAAAGGCTTCCGGGCCGGCGCGGTCGATTACATCACGAAACCCATCAGCCCACCCCTGCTCAAAGCACGCGTCGCCACCCATCTGAAGTTGGCGCGTCAGCGTCGGCAATTGGAACAGGCACGGGAGAAAGCCGAGCAGGAAGCCCGTGTCAAAGCGGAATTTCTGGCCTTCATGAGCCACGAAATCCGCACGCCGTTGACGGGTATGCTGGGCACCCTGGGTCTGCTGCGCGAAACCCGCCTGGATGGTGAGCAGGACGGTTATGTCCGCGTCCTCCACTCCGCCGGCGATGCTCTTCTGGCCATACTCAACGATGCCCTCGACGTGATCAAAAGCGATGCAGGCAAGCTTTCGCTTGAAGTCAGGCCGTTCCATCTTGGCCAGATGGCAGAGGGCGTGGTTGCCTTGATGAATTCACGCGCCACGGAAAAGGGACTGACCTTAAGCCTGCGCGTGGATCCGACGATCCCCGAGGTGGTTCAGGGTGATTCCATGCGGTTGTCCCAGATTCTGCTCAATCTGGTGGGCAACGCCGTCAAGTTCACCGAAACCGGTGGGGTAGAGCTAACCGTAAGCCCCGGCAGCCCCGGCAGGTTAATGTTCAAGGTGAGTGATACCGGCATCGGCATTGTTCCCGACGTTCTGCCCACTCTGTTTGCGGATTTCACCCAGCAGGATTCTTCCATCAGTCGGCGCTTCGGCGGAACGGGCCTGGGACTGTCCATCTGCCGCCGCCTGGCCGAGTTGATGGAAGGAACCGTCGAAGCGGCCAGCACGCTGGGCCAAGGCAGCGTCTTCACCCTGGACCTCCCCCTGCTGCCGGGCCGCCTTGAGCAGGTGGCCGAGCCCAGATCTCCCGCCAAGGGTGCCGAACTCAACATCCTTGTGGCCGACGACAATCCGCTGAACCAGAAGGTCGCCCAGGCCATGCTGACCAGCCGCGGGCACACCGTTCATACCGTGTCCGACGGTGAAGCCGCGATATCGGCGGTTGCCGAGGGATGTTTTGACCTGGTCCTGATGGATGTTCGTATGCGCGGCCTCGGGGGGCTGGAGGCTTCGCGGCGGATACGCGCCTTGCCCGGCGCCAAGGGAAGAACGCCGATCATCGCCCTGACCGGTGCCGCACTGGATGAGGATCGCGCTCTTTGCCTGGAAGCCGGCATGGATGACGTGGTGTTGAAACCCTATTCCCGAAATCACTTGCTGGACGTCATCGCCCGGACGGTGCCTTTCAAGACGGTGCCATGA
- a CDS encoding response regulator produces the protein MHLWRPHKQFLIILSIPWYGSILANGRDEHGRDMLGQGSGGTRRASGPWNSISSLAAKFLIVTVPLLVACGAIFSVSLYSVKRSELRDDLISSMQSLAIRQSSVLARPLYNVETELAQALVEAMSVTPELVCAEVMVELTRTVLSWPSPGCVQGRAEADGILSVPVYHEGKLVGALSLGYSTLIGEAQLHHEMLRYLALTAVSVLVTAIAALLAFKLIIGRPLHRLLTAIRETEQGGGQVVLEWDSADEMGRAIAAFNTMSAQIAMRTAELTDARAAAEAATHAKGEFLANMSHEIRTPMNAVLGMTELCLKTELSTKQRNYLQKSHNSARALLRIINDILDFSKIEAGKLSIEEVEFVLDDVITHVADISMVKAQEKGLELLFGVDPHLPRRLIGDPLRLSQVLINLIGNALKFTQQGEVVVSVEPDSDENGRVGLLVHVRDTGIGMSAEQCSRLFGAFSQADSSTTRRFGGTGLGLAISKQIARLMGGDITVESQPGLGSTFHFLAIFKKPADAETYAEQASALAGIRVLVVDDNEASRELLETVLSGYGCSVAHAASGEEAIAELRRVALAGEPDYDLVLMDYMMPGLDGIEAARRIAGDETITTSPIMVMVTAYGREEIMHKASEVGLSGFLVKPVSPSALLETVLGLLGRNLPTASMGSELQAQAAPTISSLVGARVLLVEDNEINQELAMEILAGAGIVAEAAHNGRDALAKLEESRFDGVLMDCQMPVMDGYEATRAIRANPVHATLPIIAMTANAMEGDRERCLESGMNDHITKPIDTSRLLSTMARWIKPAHPGLAASPLRMPASPVDESGGDFSSLRHIRFEAGLRRAQGNAGLYARLLRKFRDGNLDFRAAFSAARDDADARAGERLAHTLKGLAATVEATDVASRAGVLEQLCRTNAGAAEVQSALDAVCGALAPVLDELNGLLGEKTEPAGENAVGAPVSLTEAAKARLAQVAALLQEGEADAAEILSEFLTENPSLQTALAKVQQKAAGYDFFGAYDELTTAAKEWGVSL, from the coding sequence ATGCATCTCTGGCGCCCCCACAAGCAATTCCTCATTATATTATCCATACCTTGGTATGGAAGCATACTGGCAAATGGTCGAGATGAACATGGTCGGGACATGCTAGGACAGGGAAGCGGCGGTACACGCCGGGCGTCTGGGCCGTGGAACTCCATTTCCAGTCTGGCGGCCAAATTTCTGATTGTCACCGTTCCCTTGCTCGTGGCTTGCGGCGCCATATTCTCTGTGTCGCTCTATTCGGTGAAGCGGTCGGAACTGCGCGACGACCTGATCAGCAGCATGCAATCCCTGGCGATACGCCAGTCCTCCGTTCTGGCCCGTCCGCTCTATAACGTCGAGACTGAACTGGCCCAGGCGCTGGTCGAGGCCATGTCGGTCACGCCTGAGCTGGTCTGCGCCGAGGTGATGGTGGAACTCACCCGCACCGTGCTGTCCTGGCCAAGCCCGGGCTGCGTCCAAGGCCGAGCAGAGGCCGACGGCATCCTGAGCGTCCCCGTATATCACGAGGGCAAGCTGGTGGGGGCGCTGTCGCTCGGCTACAGCACGCTGATCGGTGAAGCGCAACTGCACCATGAGATGTTGCGCTATCTCGCCTTGACGGCGGTCAGCGTGCTGGTTACCGCCATAGCGGCGCTGCTCGCCTTCAAACTGATCATAGGGCGCCCGCTGCACCGGCTGCTGACCGCAATCCGTGAAACTGAACAAGGTGGCGGTCAAGTCGTGCTGGAATGGGATTCCGCCGACGAGATGGGGCGCGCCATCGCGGCCTTCAACACCATGAGCGCGCAGATCGCCATGCGCACCGCCGAACTGACCGATGCCCGCGCCGCGGCCGAGGCCGCCACCCATGCCAAAGGCGAATTTCTGGCGAATATGAGTCACGAAATCCGCACGCCCATGAACGCGGTTCTGGGGATGACGGAATTGTGCCTGAAGACGGAGCTCAGCACCAAGCAGCGTAATTATCTGCAAAAGTCGCACAACTCGGCGCGGGCACTGCTTCGCATCATCAACGACATCTTGGACTTCTCCAAGATCGAGGCCGGAAAGCTGTCCATTGAGGAGGTGGAGTTCGTTCTGGACGACGTCATCACCCACGTGGCCGACATCTCCATGGTGAAGGCGCAAGAGAAGGGGCTGGAACTGCTGTTCGGTGTCGATCCCCATTTGCCCAGGCGGTTGATCGGCGATCCCCTCCGCCTCAGTCAGGTCCTGATCAATCTGATCGGCAACGCCTTGAAGTTCACCCAGCAAGGCGAAGTGGTGGTATCGGTCGAGCCCGACAGTGACGAAAATGGTCGCGTCGGTCTGCTGGTCCATGTGCGCGACACCGGAATCGGCATGAGCGCCGAACAGTGCAGCCGCCTGTTCGGGGCCTTTTCACAGGCGGATTCCTCGACCACCAGGCGTTTCGGCGGTACCGGCCTGGGCTTGGCCATCTCCAAACAGATTGCCCGGCTGATGGGCGGCGATATAACGGTGGAATCCCAACCAGGCTTGGGCAGCACCTTCCATTTCTTGGCCATATTCAAGAAACCGGCCGACGCCGAGACCTATGCCGAGCAGGCTTCCGCCCTGGCGGGTATCCGGGTTCTGGTGGTCGATGACAACGAGGCATCGCGCGAATTGCTGGAAACCGTGCTGAGCGGTTATGGCTGTTCGGTCGCCCACGCCGCCAGCGGCGAGGAGGCTATCGCCGAACTGAGGCGGGTCGCACTGGCCGGCGAGCCGGATTACGATCTGGTCCTGATGGATTACATGATGCCCGGACTGGATGGCATCGAGGCGGCCCGTCGCATCGCCGGCGACGAGACCATAACCACCTCGCCGATCATGGTGATGGTCACGGCTTATGGCCGGGAAGAGATCATGCACAAGGCGAGCGAAGTGGGATTGAGCGGTTTTCTGGTCAAGCCGGTCAGCCCCTCGGCTTTGCTGGAGACGGTTCTGGGATTGCTGGGCCGTAATTTGCCGACCGCGTCCATGGGGAGTGAACTGCAGGCTCAGGCGGCTCCAACCATCTCCAGTCTGGTCGGCGCCCGCGTCTTGCTGGTTGAGGACAACGAGATCAACCAGGAACTCGCCATGGAAATCCTGGCCGGAGCCGGTATCGTCGCCGAAGCCGCCCATAACGGCCGCGACGCACTGGCGAAACTGGAAGAGAGTCGCTTCGACGGTGTGCTGATGGATTGCCAGATGCCGGTGATGGACGGCTATGAGGCGACACGCGCCATCCGCGCCAATCCCGTTCACGCCACCCTGCCAATCATCGCCATGACCGCCAACGCCATGGAAGGCGACCGTGAACGGTGCCTGGAATCGGGGATGAACGACCACATCACCAAGCCCATCGATACTTCGCGCCTGCTGTCCACAATGGCCCGCTGGATCAAGCCCGCGCATCCCGGCCTCGCGGCCTCGCCTCTGCGGATGCCCGCGTCGCCCGTTGACGAGTCGGGGGGCGACTTTTCCAGCCTCCGCCATATCAGGTTTGAAGCCGGTCTGCGCCGCGCCCAGGGTAATGCAGGTCTTTACGCCCGCCTGTTGCGCAAGTTCCGTGATGGCAATCTGGATTTCCGTGCCGCCTTTTCCGCCGCCAGAGACGATGCGGATGCGCGCGCGGGCGAGCGCCTGGCCCACACCCTGAAAGGATTGGCGGCCACGGTGGAGGCAACCGATGTGGCCAGTAGGGCCGGCGTGCTGGAACAGCTCTGCCGCACTAACGCGGGGGCAGCCGAGGTGCAGAGCGCCCTGGACGCGGTGTGCGGCGCTCTAGCCCCGGTCCTGGACGAACTCAATGGCCTGCTGGGTGAGAAGACGGAGCCGGCGGGCGAAAATGCCGTGGGCGCGCCGGTGTCCCTGACCGAGGCGGCCAAGGCCCGGCTGGCACAGGTGGCAGCCCTGTTGCAGGAGGGAGAGGCGGACGCAGCCGAAATTCTGAGCGAGTTTCTGACCGAGAATCCGAGCTTGCAGACCGCCTTGGCCAAGGTCCAGCAGAAAGCCGCTGGTTATGATTTCTTCGGCGCCTACGATGAACTCACCACAGCGGCCAAGGAATGGGGGGTGTCATTGTGA
- a CDS encoding ABC-F family ATP-binding cassette domain-containing protein has protein sequence MIRLENISKQNSHRILFLDSSAALNRGEKVGLVGPNGAGKTTLFRMITGDELPDAGQVSVEKLITIGYFDQDVGEMAGRSAVAEVMDGAGPVSSVAAELAELEAAMCDPDRADEMDAIVERYGEVQARFEELGGYELEGRAREVLAGLSFSQEMMDADVGKLSGGWKMRVALGRILLMRPDVMLLDEPSNHLDIESLIWLEDFLKGFDGALLMTSHDREFLNRIVNKIIEIDGGSLNTYAGDYVFYERQRALNEKQQQAQFERQQAMLAKELKFIERFKARASHAAQVQSRVKKLDKIERFEPPRRRQTVVFDFPPAPRSGEDVAVLKNVHKAYGGRIIYDGLDLTIRRKERWCVMGVNGAGKSTLLKLVAGAADPDSGTVTVGASVRMGYFSQHAMELLDGDATVFESLESAFPQANQGSLRALAGCFGFSGDDVEKKCRVLSGGEKARLVMAIMLFNPPNFLVLDEPTNHLDLDTKQMLIKALAAYEGTMLFVSHDRHFLAALSNRVLELTPEGIHQYAGGYTEYVESSGHEAPGLRS, from the coding sequence ATGATCCGCCTCGAGAACATCAGCAAGCAGAACAGCCACCGCATCCTCTTCCTCGATTCCTCTGCGGCGCTCAACCGGGGGGAAAAGGTCGGTCTGGTCGGCCCCAACGGTGCGGGCAAGACCACGCTGTTTCGGATGATCACCGGAGACGAGCTTCCCGATGCCGGTCAGGTCTCGGTCGAGAAGCTGATCACCATCGGCTATTTCGACCAGGACGTGGGCGAGATGGCGGGGCGCAGCGCCGTCGCCGAGGTGATGGACGGGGCCGGGCCGGTCAGCAGCGTGGCGGCCGAGCTGGCCGAGCTGGAGGCGGCCATGTGCGACCCCGACCGCGCCGACGAGATGGATGCCATCGTCGAGCGCTATGGCGAGGTGCAGGCCCGTTTCGAGGAACTGGGCGGCTACGAGCTGGAGGGACGGGCGCGCGAAGTGCTGGCGGGCCTCTCGTTCAGCCAGGAGATGATGGATGCGGACGTGGGCAAGCTGTCGGGCGGCTGGAAGATGCGGGTGGCGCTGGGGCGCATCCTGCTGATGCGGCCCGACGTCATGCTGCTGGACGAGCCCAGCAACCATCTGGACATCGAAAGCCTGATCTGGCTGGAGGATTTCCTCAAGGGCTTCGACGGCGCCTTGCTGATGACGTCCCACGACCGCGAGTTCCTCAACCGTATCGTCAACAAGATCATCGAGATCGATGGCGGCTCGCTCAACACCTATGCCGGCGACTACGTCTTCTACGAGCGCCAGCGGGCACTGAACGAGAAGCAGCAGCAGGCCCAGTTTGAACGCCAGCAGGCCATGCTGGCCAAGGAGCTGAAGTTCATCGAGCGCTTCAAGGCCCGCGCCTCCCACGCCGCCCAGGTGCAGAGCCGGGTGAAGAAGCTGGACAAGATCGAACGCTTCGAGCCCCCCCGGCGCCGCCAGACGGTGGTCTTCGACTTCCCGCCGGCACCCCGCTCGGGCGAGGACGTGGCGGTGCTGAAGAACGTCCACAAGGCCTATGGCGGCCGGATCATCTATGACGGGCTCGACCTCACCATCCGCCGCAAGGAGCGCTGGTGCGTCATGGGGGTCAACGGGGCGGGCAAGTCGACGCTGCTGAAGCTGGTGGCCGGCGCCGCCGACCCCGACAGCGGGACCGTGACGGTGGGGGCCAGCGTCAGGATGGGCTATTTCTCCCAGCACGCCATGGAGTTGCTCGACGGCGACGCCACGGTGTTCGAATCCCTGGAAAGCGCCTTTCCCCAGGCCAACCAGGGATCACTGCGCGCCCTGGCCGGCTGCTTCGGCTTTTCCGGCGACGACGTGGAGAAGAAGTGCCGGGTGCTGTCGGGCGGCGAGAAGGCCCGTCTGGTGATGGCCATCATGCTGTTCAACCCGCCCAACTTCCTGGTGCTGGACGAACCCACCAACCACCTGGATCTCGACACCAAGCAGATGCTGATCAAGGCCCTGGCGGCCTATGAGGGCACCATGCTGTTCGTCTCCCACGACCGCCATTTCCTGGCGGCGCTGTCCAACCGGGTGCTGGAACTGACGCCCGAGGGCATCCACCAGTACGCCGGCGGCTACACCGAATACGTGGAAAGCTCGGGACACGAGGCGCCGGGACTGCGGAGCTGA
- a CDS encoding response regulator — MSTVQRTVLIVDDTPENLDLLKAILAPHYKVKAAINGEAALRLAAAAPPDIVLLDVMMPGLNGYEVCERMMADTALRHIPVVLVTALAESMDDGKGFAAGAVDYITKPVSAPVVLNRVKSHLDLVDLQCAAKDALGALRRGDSSAAEKRLAAILDGEAA, encoded by the coding sequence GTGAGCACCGTTCAACGCACGGTTCTGATCGTCGATGACACGCCGGAAAACCTGGATCTGCTGAAGGCGATCCTGGCCCCCCATTACAAGGTCAAGGCCGCCATCAATGGTGAGGCCGCCTTGCGCCTGGCTGCCGCCGCGCCTCCCGATATCGTCTTGCTGGATGTGATGATGCCCGGCCTGAACGGGTATGAGGTGTGCGAAAGGATGATGGCGGATACCGCGCTCCGCCATATCCCGGTGGTACTGGTGACGGCTCTCGCCGAATCCATGGATGACGGCAAGGGGTTTGCCGCGGGCGCGGTGGACTATATCACCAAGCCGGTCAGCGCCCCGGTGGTCCTGAACAGGGTCAAAAGCCATCTGGATCTGGTTGACCTGCAGTGTGCCGCCAAAGATGCCCTGGGCGCCCTGCGCAGGGGAGATTCCTCTGCCGCCGAAAAGCGCCTTGCCGCCATCCTCGACGGAGAGGCGGCATGA
- a CDS encoding extracellular solute-binding protein, which translates to MHLLRIVTAIGLLFAPAAQAATKLQFVIPSAATGDSNRLFFELARNFQQSAPDVSVEVVTLSSYDEVVGRVKSDAAAKRSAGLFVAELSTTIELQQSGAILPMGPAMGAEFDAFKAGLLPSFLGNSSHGGVFLSAPYFRSMPVAYYNMESLASVGYGPDQLPNSWTEFEAMLEKLTAKSGRPSFALGGEWYDWLFEALAATTGDGLHGDIAGLGLNSSGSIEALTLLQRLHKKGLLVRSPGWKGTINAFSSGAFPVAFYSSGGAGLVEKAARFPWITTHIPRHSGKSVPVGGGNLFLSAHMSSEEQAAALRFIRYLYSPQAQAILSEQTGYFPVTQAAFNEPAMAGRYGQAGAYRRLYANLPNASAKLMTANNLKVRALTKAAIDRTLDEGMNPADSLARAYREVSTLMGH; encoded by the coding sequence ATGCATTTGCTACGAATTGTGACGGCGATTGGTCTCCTTTTTGCCCCGGCGGCGCAAGCCGCCACAAAACTTCAGTTTGTCATTCCCTCTGCGGCCACTGGCGATTCCAACCGACTCTTTTTCGAACTTGCCCGTAACTTCCAGCAGTCTGCTCCGGACGTTAGCGTCGAGGTCGTAACACTGTCCAGTTATGACGAGGTGGTCGGGCGGGTGAAAAGCGATGCCGCGGCCAAGCGCAGCGCCGGACTGTTTGTGGCCGAACTGTCCACGACGATCGAGTTGCAGCAATCGGGCGCCATCCTGCCCATGGGCCCGGCCATGGGGGCGGAATTCGATGCCTTCAAGGCGGGCCTGCTCCCCAGTTTCCTTGGCAACAGCAGCCACGGCGGCGTCTTCCTGTCCGCGCCCTATTTCCGCTCCATGCCTGTCGCCTATTACAACATGGAGAGCCTGGCCTCGGTGGGGTACGGCCCGGATCAGCTGCCCAACAGCTGGACCGAATTCGAAGCCATGCTGGAAAAGCTGACGGCCAAATCCGGGCGTCCGTCCTTTGCCCTGGGCGGCGAATGGTACGACTGGCTGTTCGAGGCGCTGGCCGCCACAACAGGCGACGGATTACACGGCGATATTGCCGGGCTTGGCCTGAACTCATCGGGATCGATTGAGGCCCTGACGCTATTGCAGCGGCTGCACAAGAAAGGTCTTCTGGTCCGCTCGCCGGGCTGGAAGGGCACCATCAACGCATTCTCGTCGGGGGCTTTCCCGGTGGCCTTTTATTCCAGCGGCGGTGCCGGGCTGGTGGAAAAGGCCGCCCGCTTCCCCTGGATCACCACCCATATCCCCCGCCATTCCGGCAAAAGTGTCCCCGTCGGAGGCGGAAACCTGTTCCTGTCGGCCCATATGAGCAGCGAGGAACAGGCCGCCGCCTTGCGCTTTATCCGCTATCTCTACTCGCCTCAGGCGCAAGCGATCCTAAGCGAGCAGACCGGCTATTTCCCGGTGACGCAAGCTGCGTTCAACGAGCCGGCCATGGCCGGCCGATATGGCCAGGCAGGCGCCTATCGCCGCCTTTACGCCAACCTCCCCAATGCTTCGGCGAAGCTGATGACGGCAAACAATCTGAAGGTTCGCGCCCTGACCAAGGCTGCCATCGATCGAACCTTGGATGAAGGCATGAATCCCGCGGACTCGCTTGCCCGGGCTTACCGCGAGGTCAGCACCCTAATGGGGCATTAG
- a CDS encoding hybrid sensor histidine kinase/response regulator: MMTPLPNILVIDDSPESLELMKHVLSPDHRVRLAVNGEAGMALARQTPPDIILLDVLMPGLDGYETCRRLKQDLDLVDVPVIFITAMEAAEDEATGFAVGAVDYITKPISPPLLRARVSTHLALYRQRRAAEQARAKAEEAACAKTEFLSMMSHEIKTPLSIISAAAELLQRFPDNPEDTRIEAGKISKAALRMQLMIEALLADDLLDTSVLVTSRPPVDMAKLVGDLCNERRTSYPNHELHMEIKGQPIVDGVFPLLRVAVANLLDNAAKYSPSGRPVHLRLAERCGTVSLSVQDQGMGIAEEDKERIFQKFFRSERSSHKSGTGLGLYLVRRIAEGHHGQITLESQIDQGSTFTLSLPAGRQP; encoded by the coding sequence ATGATGACCCCGCTGCCCAATATCCTGGTCATCGACGACAGTCCGGAAAGTCTCGAACTGATGAAGCATGTGCTGAGCCCCGATCACCGTGTCCGCCTTGCGGTGAACGGGGAAGCGGGCATGGCTTTGGCCCGACAGACGCCGCCCGATATTATTCTGTTGGACGTTCTGATGCCGGGCCTGGACGGCTATGAAACCTGCCGCCGGCTGAAACAGGATCTGGATCTGGTCGATGTGCCGGTGATCTTCATTACCGCCATGGAAGCGGCCGAGGACGAGGCGACCGGCTTTGCCGTGGGAGCGGTGGACTATATCACCAAACCCATCAGCCCTCCCCTGCTGCGCGCCCGCGTTTCCACTCATCTGGCGCTCTATCGCCAACGTCGCGCCGCGGAACAGGCGAGGGCCAAGGCCGAAGAGGCGGCCTGCGCCAAGACAGAATTTCTGTCCATGATGAGTCACGAGATCAAGACGCCGCTGAGCATCATCTCGGCCGCCGCCGAACTGCTCCAGCGATTTCCGGACAATCCCGAAGATACCCGCATCGAAGCCGGCAAGATTTCCAAGGCGGCCTTGCGGATGCAGCTCATGATCGAGGCGCTGCTGGCCGATGACCTCCTCGATACCTCTGTACTGGTCACCAGCCGCCCACCCGTGGATATGGCCAAGTTGGTGGGTGATCTGTGCAATGAACGCCGAACGTCCTATCCCAACCACGAACTGCATATGGAGATCAAGGGGCAGCCCATCGTCGATGGTGTCTTCCCGCTGTTGCGCGTGGCTGTGGCCAATCTCCTGGATAATGCCGCCAAGTATTCCCCATCGGGCCGACCTGTCCACCTCCGCCTGGCCGAGCGTTGCGGCACGGTGAGCCTTAGCGTGCAGGATCAGGGGATGGGCATCGCAGAGGAGGACAAGGAACGCATTTTCCAGAAATTCTTCCGCTCTGAACGCTCCAGTCATAAAAGCGGCACGGGCCTCGGCCTTTACCTGGTTCGACGCATCGCGGAAGGCCATCATGGCCAAATCACCTTGGAAAGTCAGATCGACCAGGGGAGCACATTCACTCTAAGCCTGCCGGCGGGAAGGCAGCCGTAA